In Brevibacillus brevis, a genomic segment contains:
- a CDS encoding TetR/AcrR family transcriptional regulator, whose protein sequence is MQSIHQNPTFQMLLSITEELIEEKGCHQTTLQDIIKRSGMSKGAIYHYVRSKDELLGLLLRKRLDQIGAYFYEKVHLGKNELEGPLEAIMEGLRHIQDPQDVTNQIILYLLSKKDDPTIGEMLTDIYNQSVENSREWIELGQKGGVIPESLDAEKTATLFTVLTYGIRVQSVMSPNAKSFSMDDLHQMMYQKLSQG, encoded by the coding sequence ATGCAATCCATCCATCAAAATCCGACGTTCCAGATGCTATTGTCCATCACCGAGGAATTGATCGAGGAAAAAGGCTGCCATCAGACGACGCTGCAGGACATTATCAAGCGATCCGGGATGTCGAAGGGAGCGATCTACCATTACGTCCGAAGCAAGGATGAACTGCTGGGACTGCTCTTGCGCAAGCGGCTGGATCAGATCGGCGCCTATTTTTACGAAAAGGTGCACCTGGGCAAAAATGAACTGGAAGGCCCGCTGGAGGCAATCATGGAGGGCCTGCGCCACATCCAGGACCCGCAAGACGTCACCAATCAGATCATACTCTATTTGCTGAGCAAAAAGGACGACCCGACAATCGGGGAGATGCTGACCGATATTTACAATCAAAGCGTGGAGAATTCCAGGGAATGGATCGAGCTGGGGCAAAAAGGAGGCGTGATCCCGGAAAGCCTCGACGCGGAAAAGACGGCGACGTTGTTCACCGTGCTGACGTACGGCATTCGCGTCCAGTCGGTGATGTCGCCCAACGCGAAATCGTTTTCCATGGATGACCTGCACCAGATGATGTATCAGAAGCTGTCACAGGGATGA
- a CDS encoding DUF2306 domain-containing protein, translated as MFFFSLFKILHIIAGFTALGVFWIPIVTRKGGKAHVRVGWIYVAAMGVVAVSALLMGIWRIGFDPAKTVESVAFAWFLIFVGILSSATAWYGLRVLRFKNRRTGHREWLDLLFPALMLLSGIGISIYGAIIGFPLITWFPIIGIALGISQLAYWLRPPTRNMHWWMEHLGGMLGCCIATITAFTVFGAPRLLGVSSVHPFIWFLPTILLVPVIVGFSVYYQKKFNRTKHM; from the coding sequence ATGTTCTTTTTTTCTCTCTTCAAGATTTTGCACATCATCGCCGGCTTTACGGCGCTTGGCGTCTTCTGGATCCCGATCGTGACCAGGAAAGGCGGCAAAGCGCACGTCCGCGTAGGGTGGATATACGTGGCAGCAATGGGAGTGGTGGCGGTCTCCGCCCTGCTCATGGGGATTTGGCGGATCGGGTTTGACCCCGCAAAAACTGTCGAGTCGGTCGCCTTTGCCTGGTTCCTGATCTTCGTCGGCATTCTCAGCTCGGCAACCGCCTGGTATGGCCTCCGGGTACTGCGCTTCAAAAATCGCCGGACCGGCCACCGCGAATGGCTCGACCTGCTGTTTCCCGCACTGATGCTCCTCTCGGGGATCGGGATTTCCATCTACGGCGCCATCATCGGGTTTCCTTTGATCACGTGGTTCCCGATCATCGGCATCGCACTGGGGATCTCGCAGCTGGCGTACTGGCTCCGCCCGCCCACTCGAAACATGCACTGGTGGATGGAGCACCTCGGCGGCATGCTGGGCTGCTGCATCGCGACGATCACGGCTTTTACCGTATTCGGTGCTCCCCGCCTCCTGGGAGTCAGCTCGGTCCACCCGTTCATCTGGTTTCTCCCGACGATTTTGCTCGTCCCGGTCATCGTCGGCTTCTCGGTTTACTACCAAAAGAAGTTCAACCGAACCAAGCATATGTAG
- a CDS encoding VOC family protein, producing MNIRRLTLQTSMLEEMKCFYGNVLQFPMTEEGADSITMAAGSTLLTFQKKSEEKPFYHFAFGISEHAFDSCYRRLKEHSCLLANQTGVEIDISYMWKGKQVYFEDPEGNIGEVLAFSGAPGTRWLSVQEIGLPVENVSDALTRLAPLPNEYEQESESFTFYGDPQGVLVLVSKHRPWYPTDRGATVHPVEIEVEGATGEILQLPGYPYRITCP from the coding sequence ATGAACATTCGAAGGCTCACATTGCAGACGAGCATGCTGGAGGAGATGAAATGCTTTTACGGGAACGTCCTGCAGTTTCCAATGACCGAGGAGGGGGCAGACTCCATCACTATGGCCGCCGGCTCCACGCTGCTGACGTTTCAAAAGAAATCGGAGGAAAAACCCTTTTACCACTTTGCGTTTGGAATCAGCGAGCACGCTTTTGATTCTTGCTATCGAAGGCTGAAGGAGCATTCGTGCCTCCTCGCAAACCAAACAGGTGTGGAGATAGACATCTCTTACATGTGGAAGGGAAAACAAGTGTATTTCGAAGATCCAGAGGGAAACATCGGAGAAGTCCTCGCTTTTTCCGGAGCCCCCGGCACCCGGTGGCTATCGGTTCAGGAGATCGGACTCCCGGTCGAGAACGTTTCAGACGCGTTGACTCGTTTGGCTCCCCTGCCAAACGAATACGAGCAGGAGTCTGAGTCTTTCACCTTTTACGGCGATCCGCAAGGGGTACTCGTACTGGTGAGTAAGCATCGGCCATGGTACCCGACCGATCGCGGAGCAACGGTCCATCCCGTTGAGATCGAGGTGGAAGGCGCCACGGGAGAAATCCTGCAGCTGCCCGGATATCCGTATCGGATCACCTGTCCGTAG